The genomic window TGGCTTAAATTTAGTAATAAAAATAAATAATTCATGAAAAGCAATAAATTTGTCACTGATTATTTTATTATTCTAGAAGATAAAAATTTTAGCCGCGATATCGGCAAATGGGCCGTAGCTGATCTGGATAAATCAAAAAATAAATCAGCTAAATTCCGCTATGGGAAAAAATTAAAAGACCTTTTATTTTATCAGGAAAAAATAAAGCGCTCGGTTTTTTTCCAGCTAAATTCAGCCAGCCCGGGCTTTTATTTGCCGGTTACTATAGCCAATCCGAAAACCGGCCAGGCAATTACGGTTTTAGCTGTTGCCGATTCGGGCGCCAGCAGCTCATGCTTTAGCCATGAAATAGCCGAGGCTATCGGGATTAATTGGAAAAAGGGCGTAAAATCAAAAGCCTTCAAAGGCGAAAAATTTACTCCGCTCTATGTCTACCAGGTTAAGATTTTAATGAGTTTGCCTGGCGATAAATATTTTTACGAGGAAAAGGTTGATATAATAAATGAAAAACGGTCGGATAACTTATTGGGCATGATCGGTTTTTTTAATCATCATCAAGTTATTTTTGATCCGAAATTTGGAATTAAATATAAATTTATAACCTATGGCGGAACTAATTAGTTTTTTGGCTTTTAAGAACAAAAAAGAAGAGATAAATTTTAGCGATAAGATTGATTATAATAAGCTGACCAAATTAAGGTGTTTGGTAGATAATTTAATATCGCAAACTATCGATAATTATAGCCCGGAGGCTTATTCAGAAGAAGAAAAAAAACAATATAATTTAGTTAACTCTCTTAATGATGCTCTAATAATCGGCTGGATTAATAATTTTAACGAGGAAAAAGTCATTGCTGAACCGCTTTTTTATTCAGCTTTGATTAATGTAGCTATGAATAGAGAATTAATTCGTTCAAATTTTAATGGGTAAATAAACCATTAAAATTAAAATATATGTTTAATTCCATAGAAAAAATTTATGACTATACAGAGCATCCGGTAAATTTGAAAAAAGAATTAGAAGAACAGGGCATAATAGCCGAGGATTTGTCTCGCAATGAAAAATATGAACGTAAATTTTCTCCCGAGAGTGAAAAACAATATGATTTATTAAGCAGTATTATTGATAAAGAATGGGAAAAATTTAAAAGCGAAGCAAGCCAAGATAAATTATTAAACAGATATTTAAATTTAAAGAAAAGCCGGAATTCTTCTGAAGATAAGTCTGCTGATATTGAAAAGGCAATTACAGATCAAATTCAGAGTTATGGCGATGAAACAGAGCAATACCAAAAATTAGAAGAAACAACTTATCAGCAATTGGAAATTGAATCAGGCCTTAAATCGTTTGACGCTATTAGATGCGCGAAAGACCGAGTTAGGACCTTAGCTTTTTTAGAAACAATAAAGGAAAAAGTAAAAACCGGCGATAAAATTTTAGAGGCCGGGGCCGGAACCGGGATTTTAGCTATCGCGGCGGCTCAAGCCGGCGCCGAGGTGGCCGCCCTGGAAATAAATCCTATTACCGCGATATTTGCCAGAAGAGTTGTTGAAAGATGTATCGCCGAAGGCCTAATAAAAAAGGGCCAGGTAAAAATAATGCTTGGAGACGCGCTTAAATATAAAAGGACAAGCCAAGACGAGAAAGATGGTAAAAAATTTGATGGCTTCATCAGTGAAAATTTATATACCGGGCAATTTTATGAATTACAGATGCAAATCAGCAATTATTTGCTTAAATATATAGATATTGAGCAGGACAAAATTATACCGAAAGGAATGGTTAACGGAGTCGAACTTACAACTTTGCCGGCAGGAGTGATAGATAGATTTCCTGAAGGAAAAACTGATTTTGTGGCCAAAGATCTTTATAATCCTAATAAAGCAAAGGGCATTACGGCGCCGGAAGCTTATGATTATATTGATTTTCGCAAAGAAGAGTCGGTCGGGGTGAGAAACCGTATTGTTAAAACTATCGCCCAGGATGGAGTTATTGATTCAGCAACTATTTTTTCTTTAATACAACTTTCAGGCAGAGAACCGTCAGGCAGGAAAGGGAACATAATTCATCGAGGAGAAGCCGATTTTTTAAACAATGACCATGTTATTATGTTGAATCGCTCTTTAAATGTTATTAAAGGCGATCAGATTGAAATATATATTTCATATATTGCCGGTGATCGTCCTAGCCAAGCGGATATACGCATAAAGAATTTACGCACTAACGAAGAAGCATCCAATATAAAAGAAGTAAAAATAAGGGAAGCGGCTTAATAATTATTTAATTTTAGTGAATATAAGGCGATAAATCGCGTCGTCGCATCACATTTATTAATATGAATGGACAAAACCGAGACAATATAGAACCGGGCATGCAAGTGGCAATTGTGCAAAAGCATCATCAGGGTTCTGGCGCATTGACTTATGGAATCGTGGCCGATATTTTAACCAACTCGCTAAATCATCCGCATGGCATAAAAGTGCGCCTAGAAACCGGGGAAGTCGGGCGGGTGCAGGAAATACATGAATAAATATCTATGTGGTTTGTCTATATTTTAAAATGCGCGGACGGAACTTTTTATACGGGTGTAACTACTGACGTTAAAAGGCGGGTTAGGGAACATAATAGCTCTGTTCTAGGCGCGAAATATACTCGCGGACGAAGGCCGGTGAAATTAGCCTATTTCCGCAAACTGAAGAATAAGTCTTTAGCCGCTAAAGCCGAATGGAGGATTAAGAGGATGAGTAGAATTGAAAAAGGAAAGTTAATTAATAAATAAAGCTCTTTTGACAAGATAATAAATTTATTCTAAGGTGTATTTGCTACTAGTCGTTGTTTACAATGTTAATAACAATTCAAAAAGGGGGTTTTATGTCAGCAAGCGTAGTGGCAAGGAGGAAAGCCGTAAGAAAAAAGTTGCTCAGTAAATGGCCGGGAAGAAATATGCTGTGGTTTAATGGTGTTTTGCATTTTGTTGATGACTGCAATAAGCCAATGAGCCTAATAGTGCCGGAGGCCAAAATAGTTACTAAAGAATCCGGTTCAAACCATAGGCCGGAAGCAACAGAGAGAAAAAGAAACTTAACTATTCGTCATATTCGTTCACGCGTACCTTCAGATTTTTATTAATAAGGGCTCTCTAATCAATAAGCTTCACCTTATAACCGGGTGAAGCTTTTTTATGTAATTTTTTGACGACATATCCACATATCCACAGCCCCTAGCGGGGCGGATTGATAAAAAATTAATAAATGTCATAATATTTTTAAAAAAATAATCTAAAATTAGCCAAAGCCTTAAAACTTGACCATACTATATCTAGTGGTATAATTAAATCAACAGATACAAGATATGGATATTTACCCCACTCGCTAGATAAAGCACTTTAAACTGATTTTAAGTAAAATAGAGTGCTTTTTTGTTTGGCTCTAGGATATTCAATCTAAACTTCAAAGGAGAAGAAAATATGCGTTGCCCAGTCTGCTATTATGAAGATTCCAAAGTAATTGACTCGCGCGTAGCGTCCGACGGCCTATCTATCAGGCGGCGGCGCGAGTGCCTAAAATGCGGTTTTAGGTTTTCAACTTACGAAGAAGTGGAAATTTTGGATTTAATGGTGGTAAAGCGGGACGGACGCAAAGAATCGTATTCCCGCGAGAAAATCGTTAAAGGCTTAAAGCGGGCTTTGGAAAAACGGCCGATTACCGACGATAATTTTAAAAAATTGATTAATTCCATAGAGCGCGACTTGCAGATTTTAAGGAAAAATGAGATAACAGCCGGCGAAATCGGCCAAATCGTCATGAAAACCCTAAAGCGTTTTGATCAGGTCGCCTATATCCGCTTTGCCTCGGTCTACGAGTCATTTAAAGACGCGCATGAATTCAGGCGGGAGCTTAATAAGCTGTTAAAGACAAAAGCTACTGGACCCCGGGCTAAATCGGGGGCAAAAAAGAAATAATTTTATGCAGCCAGCCAATTCAATTACTCAAATACTAAAACGTTCCGGTGAAGTCGCGCCTTTTGACAAGGCTAAGCTGGTTAACGCGATTTTTAAAGCCACCGAAGCCGTGGGTAAGCCGGATATGTATTTAGCCCAGAAATTCAGCGACCAGGTAGTCAATCATTTAAATGAAAAGTTTCATTCAAGGAGCATTCCGGCGGTTGAAGAAGTGCAGGATATGGTTGAAGAGATTTTGATTAAAAACCGCCAGATTAAAACCGCCAAAGCTTATATCCTGTATCGCGATCAGCGAGCCCGTTTGCGCGAAATGAAATCAATGATTAATTCGGACGAGCTGATGGAAGGCTATTTAAAGCAAAGCGATTGGCGGGTTAAAGAAAATTCCAACATGAGCTACAGCCTGCAAGGCTTAAATAACCATTTAGCTTCGGCCATTTCTTCAAGCTATTGGCTGAACCAGGTCTATACGCAGAATATCAGAGAAGCCCATAAGAACGGCGATTTGCATTTGCATGATTTGCAGCTACTCGCGGCTTATTGCGCCGGCTGGGATTTACGGGAACTGTTAATCCGCGGTTTTGGCGGCGTTTCCGGTAAAGTTGAATCCAGGCCGGCCAAGCATTTAAGAACGGCCCTGGGACAGATTATTAATTTTTTCTATACCTTGCAGGGCGAAGTGGCCGGGGCCGAAGCTTTTTCTAACTTTGACACTTATCTAGCGCCTTTTATCAGATATGACAAGTTAAACTATAAAGACGTTAAGCAGGCGCTTCAGGAATTTTTATTCAATATCAACGTGCCGACCCGCGTGGGCTTTCAGACGCCTTTTACCAATATCACCATGGACCTAACTCCGGGCGCGACTACGGGCGAGGAAAACGTCATTATCGGCGGTAAAATAATGCCGGAAAAATATAAAGAATTCCAGCCGGAAATGGATATGATAAATTTGGCTTTCGCCGAATTAATGATGGAGGGCGACGCTAAAGGGCGCGTCTTTACTTTCCCGATTCCGACCTATAACATTACCAATGATTTTAAATGGGAGTCGCCGGTAGCCACTAAAATTTTTGAAATGACGGCTAAATACGGCATCCCTTATTTTTCAAATTTTGTTAACTCTGACATGAGCCCTGACGACGCGCGCAGCATGTGCTGCCGTTTGCGCTTAGATAACCGGGAACTCCGAAAGCGCGGCGGCGGGCTTTTCGCGGCCAACCCCTTAACCGGCTCTATCGGCGTAGTAACCATTAATCTTCCCCGCGTCGGCTATTTATCAAAAACCAAAGAAGAATTTTTTGAACGGCTGGACAATTTAATGCAGATTGCCTCCGAAAGCCTGGAAATTAAGCGCACCATACTTGAGGATTTAACCGATAAAGGCCTTTATCCGTACGCTAAATATTATTTAAATAATATTAAAGAGCGCTTTGGCGGCTATTGGAACAATCATTTTTCCACTATCGGCATTATCGGCATGAATGAAGCTTTATTGAATTACGCGCCGATCAGAAAAAGCATCGCCACGCCCGAAGGTAAAGAATTCGCGCTCCAGGTTATGGATTATATGAGAAATAAATCTTTGGATTATCAGGGCAAGACCAACCACCTGTATAATTTAGAAGCTACGCCGGCCGAAGGCGTAACCAGGCGCTTATCGCGGATTGATAAAGACAAATATAAGGATATTGTCGTGGCTAACGAAGAAGCGGTTCAAGCCGGCAAAGCTTCGCCCTACTACACTAATTCCAGCCAGCTGCCGGTAAATTATACCAATGATTTATTTGAAGCCATGGATTTGCAGGATGATATGCAGACTAAATATACCGGCGGCACGGTTTTGCACGGCTTCATCGGCGAAGCTTTGCCAAGCGCCGAATCGGTTAGGAGTCTAGTCAAAAAAATAGTCAATAAATACCACATGCCATATTTTACCATTACGCCGACCTTTTCGGTCTGTCCTAAGCACGGCTATATCGCGGGCGAACATTTTTTCTGTCCGAAGTGCGATGAGGAAATAGGCTATCTACCCAAAGAACAGGTTGCTAAAAGCGTTGAACAAACTTTAATTTAATAATAAATAAAAATAAAAATCTAGTTTTAAAACAAACTGGATAAAGGAGAAATCATATGAGCCCAATCGAAGCCAAAAGGACAGCTTGTGAAGTTTATTCAAGGGTAACCGGGTATTTAAGGCCGGTCCAGCAATGGAATGACGGCAAGCAGGCGGAGTATTTTAACCGCAAGACCTTTAAAGTTAATAAGGAATAATGCAATTAAGCGAAGCATTATTCGCATAAATTGGCATTATTATGATAATTGGCGGCCTGCAAAAATTTAGTTTATTGGATTATCCGGAAAAAGTCAGCGCTATTGTATTTACCCAAGGCTGTAATTTCCGCTGCCAATTTTGCTACAACCCCATGCTTGTCTGGCCCACCGAGGTCGGCAAGTCAAAATATGCTCAGGCGACTGAGCAACAAAAAGTTCATCCCAAAATTAAAGAGGATGACCTTTTTGTTTTTCTTGAATCGCGCGCCGGCAAGCTGGACGCCGTGGTGATTACCGGCGGCGAACCGTGCCTGCAAAAAGGCTTGCCGGAGTTTATTAAAAAAATAAAAAAATTAGGCTTTTTAGTGAAGCTGGACACTAACGGCAGTTATCCGGAAATATTAGCTAAGCTGATAAAAGAAAAGCTGGTTGACTACATCGCCATGGATTTAAAAGCGCCGGCGGAAAAGTATAAAGAAGTAGCCGGCCTAAAAGCGGATTTCAATAATATTAAAAAAAGTGTTAAAATGATAATGCAAAGCAATCTGCCTTATGAATTTAGGACTACGGTCGTGCCGGGCCTTTTAAATAAAGACGATATCGGCGAGATGGGAAAAATAATCAAAGGCGCGGATAAATGGTATTTGCAAGGCTTTAAAAGCGGCGCTGATCTGGTAAACCAAAATTTAAAAGGCAAGGTGCCTTATAATTCAAGACAGATGCAGGAAATGGCGGAAGTCGGCCGCGAATATGTGAAAAAATGCGAAGTCAGATAGCATCTTGTCATTGCGAGGAGCCTGTAATCAGACAACGAAGCAATCTCACGCATGAAGACATTTGATTGGAGGTAGCCACTTTAAAATAAATCATTTTATTTGTGAGATTGCTTCGCTTCACTGCGTTGCGCTCGCAATGACAGCTAAATACTATGGACGAAGAAATAAAAAAATTAATGGAGCAAAATCTAGAACTGACCAAAGAGATTTATTCCATGACTAAAAAAATGAAAGGCTATTTGGCTTGGCAGCGCCTAGTCAGTCTTTTTTATTTGTTTATAATTATTGCGCCGATTATTTTAGGCATAATCTATTTGCCGCCTCTACTCGGGGGAATATTTGACCAATATAAAGATTTACTAGGCGTGCAGGCCGGAACCGCTAATCCGATTGAAAGCCTCTTAAAAGGCGGAGTCGGCGGGTTGGATTTAAATAATATTGATGTTAATAATCTGCCGCCGCAAGTTAAGCAATTATTAAATAAATAATATGCGGCGGACAGAGTTTGAAATAAAAGTCTGGGCGGCGCTGAAAAAAATTCCGCGCGGCCGGGTAACGACTTATAAAGAGCTTGCTAGAATCTTGGGCCGGCCTAAGGCCGCGCGAGCTATCGGCAATGCCTGCGGGAGAAATCCGGACGCGCCCGAAACGCCTTGCCACCGCGTAATAAAAAGCGATGGCGGTTTAGGCGGTTACAGCGGGGGAATAAATAAAAAAATTGCATTATTAAAAAAAGAAGGCGTAAAAATTTTAAAAGGCAAAGTGGAAAATTTTAAAAATAAATTATATAAATTCATTTAAATGGAAAATTTGCTGAAAAATTTGGAAGAATTAAGAGAACGGCTCCTGGATACCTGGAGGTTACTTTGATTTGGATCGGCAGAAGGAAAAAGCCAGCGAGCTGAAAGTTGAAATGTCTAAACCGAATTTTTGGCAGGACCGGGAACGGGCCGTAATTTTAAGTAAGCAGGCCGAAGAATACGAGTCGGAAGTCATAAAATGGGAGAATTTAAAAAAGGAAATTACGGATTTAGAGCAATTCACGGCCGAGGCCGCGAAAGAAAAAGATTTATCTGTCGCCTCGGAGGCTGATAAAAAATATATTGAACTCAAGCGAGCCTATGAGGAGCTTGAGTTTTTTGTTTTGTTTTCCGGAAAATATGACCGCTCTAACGCCATAATTTCCATCCACGCCGGCACGGGCGGAGTGGACGCGCAGGATTGGGCGCAAATTTTAGAGCGCATGTTTCTGCGCTTTGCCGAGAAGAAAAATTGGAAAAGCGAATTAGTCGACCGGGCGGTAGCGAACGAAGCCGGCATAAAAAGCGCGAGCTACCGCGTTATCGGCGGCTGGGCTTACGGCTATTTAAAAAGCGAATCCGGCGTGCACCGCTTAGTGCGCATTTCCCCGTTTGACGCGGAAAAAATGCGCCATACTTCATTCGCCTTAGTTGAAGTTATTCCGGAACTTCCGGAAACCGAGGACATAGTTTTGCGTGACAGCGACTTAAAAATAGATACATTCCGTTCTTCGGGCGCCGGCGGGCAAAACGTTAATAAAGTGGAAACCGCCGTGCGCGTTACTCATCTGCCGACCGGCATTGTTGTCGCCTGCCAGACCCAAAGGTCCCAGCATCAAAATAAAGAAACCGCTTTAAAAATTTTAAAAGCCAAATTATTTAAGCTGGAAGAAGAAAAAAAAGGCGATGAAGAGAAAAAGATGCGCGGCGAGGCGCAAAAAGCCGAATGGGGCAAGCAGATTCGCTCTTATGTCATGCAGCCTTATCAAATGGTAAAAGACCACCGCACCGAGCAGGAAACTTCGGATATTCAAAAAGTTTTGGACGGCGGCTTGGACGAGTTTATGGAAGCGTATTTAAGAGCGGAGAGAACAAAAAAATAATATATGCCATTTCAAGGAGGCATAAATTTTACAAAATCTAAAATTTTTTTAATTGGCTGTTTGGCTTTTATTTTCGGTATTGCCTTAGCTTCGTTTCTGCCGGTGGAAATTTTAATGCATGAAATTTGGTGGTTCGCGGCCGCCATATTTTTTTTAATTTTAACTGTTTTATTTTGGGCGTATAGCGAAGAGGCGGGGATTAAGTCCGCCTGTTTATTTTTTTTGCTTTTGAGCATAGTATTTTTTTCCTTTTGGCGCTATGGCGTTAGTTTGCCTAAGAATACGCCGGATAAAATCTGGTATTATAATCTGCCGGCCGGCGAGGCGGGCGGCCAAATTTTAACTGTACGGGGATTTATTGCCAATGAGCCGGATATTAGAGAAAATAGCCAAAAATTGGAAATCGCGGCAGAGGCGATTAATGAATTGCCCGGCCGCCGGATTTACGGAAAAATTTTAGCCACCACTAATTTATATCCGGAGTATAAATACGGCGATCGGCTGGAGATAGAGTGCGAGCTTAAACGGCCGGAAGAATATAAGGGTTTCGCCTATGACCGCTATTTGGCGCGCTATAATATTTATTCGGTCTGCTATTATCCGCGCTTAAAAATTATGCCCGGCCGCGGCGGAAATTATGTTTACGAGAAAATTTTTTCTTTAAAAGCTAAATTGTCCGGCTTAATTGATTTAGGGTTAAGCGAGCCGGAATCAAGTTTGGCCCGGCCGATTGTTTTCGGCGGGCAAAAAGGCTTAGAGCAAGCCATCCGTGATGATTTTCAAAAAGTCGGGCTAACTCATATTATGGCCGTGTCCGGCTTTAACGTTAGCATTTTAGCCGTCATTATTATGGCCGTACTTTTAGCCATGGGCATAAATCGCCGGCGCGCTTTCTACATCGCCGTAATTTTTCTAGCCGCTTACATCATTTTAGTCGGTTTGCCGGCTTCGGCCATGCGCGCCGGGCTGATGGGGTTTTTAGTGCTTTGGGCGTTAAAGCTCGGCCGGCTTAATAAAATTACCAACTCACTGGTCCTGACCGCGGCCATAATGCTTTTAATTAATCCTAAAATTTTGCGCGATGACGTTGGCTTTCAATTGTCTTTTTTGGCTATTGCCGGCTTAATTTATGTTTATCCGATTTTGGAAGCAGTCTGGCAAAAAATCAAATTGCCAAAGCTTAAAGGCGTAAGCGACGCCCTCTTAATTACTTTAGCCGCTCAAGTTTTTACCTTGCCGATTTTAGCTTATAATTTTTCGCAAATTTCTTTAATCTCGCCTTTGGCCAACTTGGCCGTTTTATGGGCTTTGCCGCTTTTAACCATTTTAATTTTAATCGCCTTGCCGTTAAGCGCGGTTTTGCCCGGCTTATCGTTTTTATTTTTTCTGCCCAGCTTGATTTTAACCAAATATATTTTGGCTACGGTTAAATATCTGGCGAAAATTCCTTATGGTTATCTGGAAATTAATTATTTATGGTCGGGCTGGCTGGCTGTTTATTATTTTATCGTTATTTTTATGGTTATAAAATTGCGGAAGTCAAAATTGTTAAAACAGGGGATAAATGATAAAATATAGGCGAGAGAAATAGTTTGTTTTTATTTATAAATTATTTAATATATTTTATATGAAATTAATAAAATTTTATATTTTACCTTTAATTTTATTGGCGGTATTTTTCGGTTTTAAACATCCGGCCAAGGCGGAGGTTACTTATGATTTAAAGGCCGAAAGCCTTAGCGTAAGCCCGGATTCTCCGGATATAAATACCGCCGTGGTTGTAACGGCTAAAATTAAAAATGTCGGTAGCGATTTTCCTTTGAACTTTTCTTTAGTATATACTTATAGTTTTAGTAATTTTATTGTTAAGGGGTCGAATATAATTTCACCGGCGAAAGGCACGATAATAAAAACCAATGATTATATAACCGTTGAATTAAGGGGTTCATTTAATAAAATCGGACGAAGTTCCTTAAGCTTTAAAGTTGATCCTAGAGGATACTCGGTCGAAACCGTAACTGCAAATAATTCAATCAGCTCAACGATAGATATTGCCGGCTACGATTTAGCGGTTGGAAGTATAACGATTTTGCCGGCCAACCCGATTATTAATCAAGATTGCAATATTTATGTGAAAGTAAAAAACAACAGTTCATATAATTTATATTCTGGCAATGGCTTAGATATTTTAAAAAATTTTTCCGATTTTTTCATTACCAGCTCATCAAGCACCTCGCCTTCGCTAACACATCCAGTTAATTCCGGAGGCTATATTTATTATGGCTACGAGGGAAAATTTTTAACAAACGGGGAAAAGCAGCTTAGTTTTACCGTTGACCCCGATGATTATTTAAGACAAAGTAATTTAGCCAATAATACTTTAACTAAGAAAATTAATGTCTATTTGCCAAGCGAGACTGATTTAATCATAAATTCGATTGTTTTTAGCCAGCCAAAGCTAATAGTTGATACGTTTGTCGATATAATCATTGGTATAAAAAATATCGGTAAAACTTCACTTATTGAATCTAAGGGTTTTTCTAAATCCGAATTTGTTTACAATTTCTCTCCTCTCTACGGCATAAACGATTTAACTCCGGACGATTATCCTACGCTCTTTACTCCGTTCAATCCGGGCGATATATTCCATTATAAGCTTCGCGGTTATTTAAATAAATTTGGCAATTATGATATTAATTTTTCTTTTAATAATAACAAACAGATTTTTGAATCAAACTACGATAATAACGCCACTTCTACGGCCGTAACGATATATAAAAGTCTCGACGAAGCCAATAACTTTTCTTTTGCTAATCAAAAAGTTAATTTTGCCAGTTCAACCAGCGCTATTGTAAGCTGGAACACTAGTACTTTAGCGACAGGTAAAGTTTATTATGGATTAGAAAGTGATCATGCTTACGCCGATAAAGTTGAAGTGACCGCCAGCAGCACAAATTTTAATGTTACCATTAATGGTTTAACGCCCGGTAAAAATTATGTATATAAAATTGTATCCAAAAATAACAGTTTAGAAAAACAGGATACTGCCAGATCTTTTTCCATGCCGCTTAATAATGAATTAAAAATTATTTCCGGTCCAGCTGTTAGTTCTATTAATAAAATAACTACTTTTAGCTGGACGACTAATTTAACTTCATCGTCAAAAATTTATTACAAAAAGCAAAGCGCTAGTTCTATGGGTAGCGCCGGAACCGAAACCGCCGTTATTGATCATGCGGTTGAAGTAAAAAATCTGGAGATTGGTCTATATGATTATTTTTTAAGCTCAACCAGTACGGTTAAAACAAATGCTAAAACCGGTTGGACGGTCTTTGAAATAAAGGACGCGGCTGCTTCCGCGCCGGCTAATTCAGCCGCGGCCGTAGCGGCTGATAATTCCTCCGTAGTTGCTTCGGCCGTTAGTTTAGCCGTTAACGACGATAAGCCGTATGGACAACTAAAAGGCAAGATCATGCTAAAAGTTCAGAGCAAAGGCGAGGCTTATTATGTTAGTTATAAAGAAAAAAAATTATATTATTTAGGCCGGCCGGCCGATGCTTTTCAGGTGATTAGAAATCAAGGTGTTGGCATTTCTAACGCCAATTTAGCTAAAATTCCTGTTAGCTTAAGCGCTTTAAGCGGAGCTGATGCCGATAAAGACGGTTTACCGGACGCTTTGGAGACCGCTATCGGCACGGATAAAAATAAAACCGATTCGGACGGAGACGGGTTTAATGATAAAGATGAATTAATGACCGGTTACGCGCCATGGGCTAAAAATATAAAAATCAATTACGATAATAATTTTTCCGTGGCGCAAAAAGGCAAAATATTTTTACAAGTGGAAAGCCGAGGAGAAGCCTGGTATGTTAATCCGGCTGACGGCAAAAGATATTTTTTGGCGCGCCCGGCCGACGCTTTTAGCATCATGCGCCAGCTAGGTGTTGGATTAAGCAATAGTAATTTTGATAAATTGGCGAAATAAATTTTTATGATAACTAGCTGGAAAAAAATTAAAGTCGAGCCGTATAGGGCGGGTTTTAGAAAATTATTAAAAAAGACTTTTCAATTGCCTGACGGTAGAATAGTAGATTTTGACATAAAAGATGAGGGGCCGGCGGTTTGCGTTTTAGCTTTAACTAAAGATAATAAAGTAGTCTTAGCAAG from Patescibacteria group bacterium includes these protein-coding regions:
- a CDS encoding fibronectin type III domain-containing protein, which gives rise to MKLIKFYILPLILLAVFFGFKHPAKAEVTYDLKAESLSVSPDSPDINTAVVVTAKIKNVGSDFPLNFSLVYTYSFSNFIVKGSNIISPAKGTIIKTNDYITVELRGSFNKIGRSSLSFKVDPRGYSVETVTANNSISSTIDIAGYDLAVGSITILPANPIINQDCNIYVKVKNNSSYNLYSGNGLDILKNFSDFFITSSSSTSPSLTHPVNSGGYIYYGYEGKFLTNGEKQLSFTVDPDDYLRQSNLANNTLTKKINVYLPSETDLIINSIVFSQPKLIVDTFVDIIIGIKNIGKTSLIESKGFSKSEFVYNFSPLYGINDLTPDDYPTLFTPFNPGDIFHYKLRGYLNKFGNYDINFSFNNNKQIFESNYDNNATSTAVTIYKSLDEANNFSFANQKVNFASSTSAIVSWNTSTLATGKVYYGLESDHAYADKVEVTASSTNFNVTINGLTPGKNYVYKIVSKNNSLEKQDTARSFSMPLNNELKIISGPAVSSINKITTFSWTTNLTSSSKIYYKKQSASSMGSAGTETAVIDHAVEVKNLEIGLYDYFLSSTSTVKTNAKTGWTVFEIKDAAASAPANSAAAVAADNSSVVASAVSLAVNDDKPYGQLKGKIMLKVQSKGEAYYVSYKEKKLYYLGRPADAFQVIRNQGVGISNANLAKIPVSLSALSGADADKDGLPDALETAIGTDKNKTDSDGDGFNDKDELMTGYAPWAKNIKINYDNNFSVAQKGKIFLQVESRGEAWYVNPADGKRYFLARPADAFSIMRQLGVGLSNSNFDKLAK
- a CDS encoding ComEC/Rec2 family competence protein, which codes for MPFQGGINFTKSKIFLIGCLAFIFGIALASFLPVEILMHEIWWFAAAIFFLILTVLFWAYSEEAGIKSACLFFLLLSIVFFSFWRYGVSLPKNTPDKIWYYNLPAGEAGGQILTVRGFIANEPDIRENSQKLEIAAEAINELPGRRIYGKILATTNLYPEYKYGDRLEIECELKRPEEYKGFAYDRYLARYNIYSVCYYPRLKIMPGRGGNYVYEKIFSLKAKLSGLIDLGLSEPESSLARPIVFGGQKGLEQAIRDDFQKVGLTHIMAVSGFNVSILAVIIMAVLLAMGINRRRAFYIAVIFLAAYIILVGLPASAMRAGLMGFLVLWALKLGRLNKITNSLVLTAAIMLLINPKILRDDVGFQLSFLAIAGLIYVYPILEAVWQKIKLPKLKGVSDALLITLAAQVFTLPILAYNFSQISLISPLANLAVLWALPLLTILILIALPLSAVLPGLSFLFFLPSLILTKYILATVKYLAKIPYGYLEINYLWSGWLAVYYFIVIFMVIKLRKSKLLKQGINDKI